GTTGAGAAAAAAAATTACCCTATCACTTCTTGCCGTTTTACTGCTCGCACCACCGGCAGCCTTTGCTCAGGAATTTGTCGGCGGATTAAGAAAGGTAAACGGATCCGGGACCATTATCCGCGATGGTCAACAGATCATAGCAAAAGATGGCATCCAGATTAAAATGGGTGATAAACTCATCACCGGAGCAAATGGATCTTTGGGCGTTATCTTTACGGATAACACCAGAATATCTCTGGGATCAGAAAGCGAAATCAATATCAATCATTATGTCTTTCAACCGGATCAAGGCACTTTTTCCTTTCTGACAGAGCTGGTTCAGGGAACCGCTTCATATATCTCAGGAGCTATCGGTAAACTCTCGCCCAAATCCGTAAAATTCAAAACCCCAACCGCAGTTGTTGGTGTTAGAGGAACAAGTTTTCTGGTTAAAACGGCACCGAAAAAATAGCTCAATTATCTCATTCGGTTTTCGTACCTGAAAACAGAGCAGACACTTCATTCACTCCTTACAGAGGAATTCAAAAGGATCGCACCGATGCATATTTTTTTTCGCCTCCTGCCCGCCTTCTTTATCACAGCCCTTTTATTCGGCTGTGCTGAACAAAGGATTGAACAAATGCATCCACCTACGGAAGAAAAGGATATGTTCGTCCTGCTTCCTGACCAAGACGGCAAGGTGGGAGAAATCACCATCTCCAATAAAGCAGGCACAACCACCCTGTCCAAGGCAAACGAGTCCGTTCAAGTAACAAGTAACCATCTACCTGCACGAACTAAGATTCTTGCTGCCCCCTATATTCAGAAAAATTTCAACGATACCTTACAGGCTATCCCTGGTACAGCGGACCAATATATTCTCTTTTTCTCTTCTGGAACAATAAAGCTGACCAAGGAGTCCCAAAAACAACTCCCCCTCATCCTGAAAAGAATAAAAGAACGACTCCCCTGTGAAATCTCCATCATCGGTCACACAGACACCGAGGCAGACAACGAATACAATTTCGCTCTGGCCTTGAAAAGAGCTACCCATGTAAAAAATCAACTTCTCGCTATCGGTGCCCCCCGAAAATTACTTGAGGTCTCCTCCCACGGAGAAAACGATCCCATGATCCCCACAAAAAACAATACTGCTGAACCGAACAACAGAAGGGTGGAAATCTTTATCCGATAAAGCAGTTACTATTTTAAACCAAAAGGTTACCTGGAACATCTCATTAATATAAGCAACAGAATGAGCATCTCACCGGAATCCGGCGAACAACCATCGTCCTCCCCGGTTTCAGCCAAGATCAAAAAGTGGACGGGGTCCCTGTTATCGTTCATAGTCGCCCTCGTGCCCACTTTAATCGTTACCGTTCTCAGTATCTCCTCTCCGCCCATCCTCAGCGGAATAAACCTGAAGATTTACGATTATTATCTTTTATTAAGTCGTTCACCGGCAAGTGCTGACGCCCCGTTGATAGTCAATATCGATGAAAAATCTCTGGAAGAATATGGGCAATGGCCTTGGCCCAGATTTCTTGTTGCTGAATTGCTGGAAAAAATTCGATTGGATGAGCCACTTGCTGTGGGAGTGGATATCATGTTCTCCGAACCCGACAGAACATCATTAGCCGAACTTTATAAAAATATTGAAAAAATTTTTAATATCAATATCAGCGAAGCCCAAAAAATCCCCGAACATCTACGGGATAATGATTTACTGCTTGCCGATGTTCTGCAAAGGGGAAACTTTGTCACCAGCCTCTACTTTACCTTTGACGAGCAAATACCCAACCACCGCTGCACTGTTCACCCGTTAAACATCGCCACCCAAGTCATCGGCAATCCCGCTGAAAGCCAAAAAGTGCTGGGACAAGCAAATAATGTTATCTGCAACCTACCCATCTTCACGAACGCGGTTTCCTGGAACGGTTTTCTTAATGTGGAAGCCGACCCAGACGGTATCTTACGTCGAGTTCCTCTCCTGATGAAGTATCAAGGAAAAATATATCCCCACCTCTCCCTTGCGACTTTAATCGCTGCCCTGCACCCTGAAACACTGCTGTTCAAAATCTCTCAAAACGGCACTTCAGGTCTTGTTCTGAATGATCGTTTCATTCCGCTTGATCA
This is a stretch of genomic DNA from Candidatus Electrothrix rattekaaiensis. It encodes these proteins:
- a CDS encoding FecR family protein; the encoded protein is MLRKKITLSLLAVLLLAPPAAFAQEFVGGLRKVNGSGTIIRDGQQIIAKDGIQIKMGDKLITGANGSLGVIFTDNTRISLGSESEININHYVFQPDQGTFSFLTELVQGTASYISGAIGKLSPKSVKFKTPTAVVGVRGTSFLVKTAPKK
- a CDS encoding OmpA family protein encodes the protein MHIFFRLLPAFFITALLFGCAEQRIEQMHPPTEEKDMFVLLPDQDGKVGEITISNKAGTTTLSKANESVQVTSNHLPARTKILAAPYIQKNFNDTLQAIPGTADQYILFFSSGTIKLTKESQKQLPLILKRIKERLPCEISIIGHTDTEADNEYNFALALKRATHVKNQLLAIGAPRKLLEVSSHGENDPMIPTKNNTAEPNNRRVEIFIR